In Phoenix dactylifera cultivar Barhee BC4 unplaced genomic scaffold, palm_55x_up_171113_PBpolish2nd_filt_p 001217F, whole genome shotgun sequence, a single genomic region encodes these proteins:
- the LOC120108193 gene encoding zinc finger protein GAI-ASSOCIATED FACTOR 1-like, which translates to MPVELENSSVMTFSNSGSAEASISSGQQQAPPPPPAPAKKKRNLPGMPDPDAEVIALSPKTLMATNRFVCEICNKGFQRDQNLQLHRRGHNLPWKLRQRTGKEPRKRVYVCPEPSCVHHDPSRALGDLTGIKKHFCRKHGEKKWKCDKCSKKYAVQSDWKAHSKTCGTREYRCDCGTLFSRRDSFITHRAFCDALAEESAKSQTNNTAASASAASANQKAEDDGKEVPAPATAPPAPEKSPPPAAMAGAGLSRQLVAPPEQQREPEKPPAGMLQYISPPPPPPPPPSSITIGSNNSSGTTSCSGGSSSGSSTSVFASLFASASATTAAQSTTFSDLIGAMSRTDRSLATEAPSLCLSTNGPASLFSQPPQERRPFLPPLRPPSPHMSATALLQKAAQMGAAATSSSSFLRGFGLATSTAGHPDGLNDSGFHWRPQQQQLEPEPTSILSAGLGLGLPYDSATAAAAAGLPDLMMGAPPLFGPKPATLDFLGLGMGPVGGPATGGLSALITSIGGGLDMGSGAAAAASAGRFGRGSSPGKAWEGAERKPNSPAIL; encoded by the exons ATGCCGGTGGAACTGGAGAATTCCTCCGTGATGACCTTCTCCAACTCGGGCTCCGCCGAGGCTAGCATCTCCTCCGGCCAGCAGCAGGCGCcaccgcctcccccggctccGGCCAAGAAGAAGCGCAATCTCCCCGGAATGCCAG ATCCGGACGCGGAGGTGATAGCGCTGTCGCCGAAGACGCTTATGGCGACGAATAGGTTCGTGTGCGAGATCTGCAACAAAGGATTCCAGAGGGATCAGAATCTCCAGCTGCATCGAAGGGGGCACAACCTGCCGTGGAAGCTGAGGCAGAGGACGGGGAAGGAGCCGAGGAAACGGGTGTACGTGTGCCCGGAGCCGAGCTGCGTCCACCACGACCCCTCGCGGGCGCTCGGCGACCTCACCGGCATCAAGAAACACTTCTGCCGGAAGCATGGCGAGAAGAAGTGGAAGTGCGACAAGTGCTCGAAGAAATACGCTGTCCAGTCGGACTGGAAAGCCCACTCCAAGACCTGCGGCACCCGCGAGTACCGCTGCGACTGCGGCACCCTCTTCTCCCG GAGGGATAGCTTTATCACGCACAGGGCGTTCTGCGATGCGCTTGCGGAGGAGAGTGCCAAGTCGCAAACGAACAACACCGCCGCCTCGGCGTCGGCAGCGTCGGCGAACCAGAAGGCGGAGGATGACGGGAAGGAGGTTCCGGCGCCGGCCACGGCCCCGCCGGCTCCCGAGAAGTCTCCGCCTCCGGCGGCGATGGCCGGGGCTGGGTTGTCGCGCCAGCTGGTGGCTCCGCCGGAGCAGCAGCGAG AGCCGGAGAAGCCCCCCGCCGGGATGCTGCAGTACAtttctccgccgccgccgcccccgcccCCGCCGTCCTCCATCACCATTGGCAGCAACAACAGCAGCGGCACGACAAGCTGCAGTGGGGGAAGTAGCAGCGGCAGTAGCACCAGCGTGTTTGCGAGCCTCTTTGCCTCGGCCTCCGCCACCACCGCGGCGCAGAGCACCACCTTTTCCGACCTCATTGGCGCAATGAGCCGCACCGACCGCTCCCTCGCCACGGAGGCCCCGTCGCTGTGTCTGTCCACTAATGGCCCCGCCTCCCTCTTCTCGCAGCCACCTCAGGAGCGCCGCCCATTCCTTCCGCCGCTGCGGCCGCCGTCCCCGCACATGTCCGCCACCGCCCTGCTGCAGAAGGCCGCCCAGATGGGCGCCGCCGCCACTAGCAGCTCTTCCTTCCTCCGTGGCTTTGGGCTCGCAACCTCCACTGCCGGGCACCCGGACGGCCTCAATGACAGTGGCTTTCATTGGCGCCCGCAGCAGCAACAATTGGAGCCGGAGCCCACCTCAATTCTGTCAGCTGGGCTCGGACTCGGCCTTCCCTATGATAGCGCCACAGCCGCCGCTGCCGCAGGGCTGCCGGACTTGATGATGGGCGCGCCGCCGTTGTTCGGGCCAAAGCCGGCGACTTTGGACTTTCTGGGACTGGGGATGGGACCAGTAGGTGGCCCCGCCACCGGTGGACTATCGGCATTGATCACTTCCATTGGAGGCGGCCTCGACATGGGTTCCGGCGCAGCTGCAGCAGCTTCCGCTGGCCGTTTTGGGAGAGGGAGCTCGCCGGGGAAGGCGTGGGAGGGAGCGGAGAGGAAGCCCAACAGCCCTGCCATTCTGTAG